A single Symbiobacterium thermophilum IAM 14863 DNA region contains:
- the acpP gene encoding acyl carrier protein, with amino-acid sequence MSTDPIFEKVKAIIVDQLSVEEEEVTMEASFIEDLGADSLDIVELIMALEEEFDLEVPDEDAEKLTTVGAAVNYIKEHK; translated from the coding sequence ATGTCCACTGATCCGATTTTCGAGAAAGTCAAGGCGATCATCGTGGACCAGCTCTCCGTCGAGGAGGAAGAGGTGACGATGGAGGCCTCGTTCATCGAGGACCTCGGCGCCGACTCCCTCGACATCGTGGAGCTGATTATGGCTCTGGAAGAGGAGTTCGATCTCGAGGTCCCCGACGAGGACGCGGAGAAGCTCACCACTGTTGGCGCTGCGGTGAACTACATCAAGGAGCATAAGTAG
- the fabG gene encoding 3-oxoacyl-[acyl-carrier-protein] reductase, whose protein sequence is MNLSTQVAIVTGATGGLGRAISLALAREGAAVVVNYARSAEKAAGLVEEISAQGGRALAVQADVGTAEGAEALVKAALDHFGRVDILVNNAGINRDTLIMRMKESDWDDVLDTNLKGAFLCIKAVSRPMMKARYGRIINIGSVAGLAGNAGQANYSAAKAGLVGLTRAVARELGSRNITVNCIAPGAIDAGMLLELSEEQRSNYLRQIPLERFGRPEDVAAAVVFLAGPGGAYITGQTIAVDGGLTMY, encoded by the coding sequence ATGAACCTATCTACGCAGGTGGCAATTGTTACCGGTGCCACAGGCGGTCTGGGCCGGGCGATCAGCCTCGCCCTGGCCCGGGAGGGCGCCGCGGTGGTGGTGAACTACGCCCGGAGCGCGGAGAAGGCCGCCGGGCTGGTGGAGGAGATCTCCGCCCAGGGGGGCCGGGCGCTCGCGGTGCAGGCCGACGTCGGAACCGCCGAAGGGGCCGAGGCCCTGGTGAAGGCGGCCCTGGACCACTTCGGCCGGGTCGACATCCTGGTGAACAACGCCGGCATCAACCGGGATACCCTGATCATGCGGATGAAGGAGTCCGACTGGGATGACGTCCTCGATACGAATCTTAAGGGCGCCTTCCTCTGCATCAAGGCGGTGTCACGGCCGATGATGAAGGCCCGGTACGGGCGCATCATCAACATCGGCTCCGTGGCAGGACTGGCGGGCAACGCCGGGCAGGCCAACTACTCCGCCGCCAAGGCCGGGCTGGTGGGGCTGACCCGGGCGGTGGCCCGGGAACTGGGCAGCCGGAACATCACGGTCAACTGCATCGCCCCCGGCGCGATCGATGCCGGCATGCTGCTGGAGCTCAGTGAGGAGCAGCGGAGCAACTACCTGCGACAGATTCCCCTGGAGCGCTTTGGCAGGCCCGAGGACGTCGCCGCAGCGGTGGTGTTCCTCGCCGGTCCGGGCGGTGCGTACATCACCGGACAGACGATCGCGGTCGACGGCGGCCTGACCATGTACTAG